Proteins from a genomic interval of Chryseobacterium indologenes:
- a CDS encoding NAD(P)/FAD-dependent oxidoreductase, translating to MKKHIVIVGGGFAGINLIKSLRNDKRFKMTLVDKNNYHFFPPLIYQVATSFIEASNISYPFRKLFSESKNVKFHMGTLIKVNPETKSVETDTGTLTYDYLVLAVGTESNFFGMENVRRCALPMKSIEEALYLRNHILLTHEEAARNKDMNQAEKLQNIVIAGGGPTGVELAGMLAEMGKYIAKKEYPEIKLSLSGIYLIDALPALLSPMSKLAQEAAYEKLKELGVKILLNVSVKDYVDSRVILSDGNSIETETLIWTSGVIAREVKGIPEESIGRGRRILVDDYNKVQNTESIYALGDLCLMLSEEKFPNGHPQLAQVAIQQGRNLAANFKRIEDEKVLEPFRYHDKGSMAIISKYNAVVDLPKHSFKGFLAWLTWLFIHIIPLVGFGNKVQLALDWFRLFITNNPSIRLILFPKRNTGNGAHMNP from the coding sequence ATGAAAAAGCACATTGTAATTGTAGGCGGAGGATTTGCCGGAATAAATCTTATCAAATCACTCCGAAACGACAAAAGGTTTAAAATGACCCTGGTAGATAAAAATAATTATCACTTTTTTCCTCCGTTAATCTATCAGGTTGCAACCTCTTTTATAGAAGCATCCAATATCAGCTACCCTTTCAGAAAACTTTTTTCAGAAAGTAAGAATGTGAAGTTTCATATGGGAACCCTGATTAAAGTAAATCCTGAGACTAAATCCGTTGAAACAGATACAGGAACCCTTACCTATGATTATTTGGTATTGGCGGTGGGAACAGAATCTAATTTTTTCGGGATGGAAAATGTACGCCGTTGTGCATTGCCTATGAAAAGTATTGAAGAAGCTCTTTATCTCCGGAACCATATTTTACTTACCCACGAAGAGGCTGCCAGAAATAAAGATATGAACCAGGCAGAAAAATTACAGAATATCGTTATTGCCGGTGGTGGGCCTACAGGTGTAGAACTTGCCGGCATGCTTGCTGAAATGGGAAAATATATTGCAAAGAAAGAATATCCGGAAATCAAATTAAGCCTTTCCGGCATCTATCTGATTGACGCACTTCCTGCCCTCCTTTCGCCCATGAGTAAACTTGCACAGGAAGCTGCATATGAAAAATTAAAAGAACTGGGTGTAAAAATCCTTCTGAATGTTTCAGTAAAAGATTATGTGGATTCCAGGGTTATTTTAAGTGACGGAAATTCCATCGAAACAGAAACCCTGATCTGGACTTCCGGAGTCATAGCCCGAGAAGTAAAGGGAATCCCTGAGGAAAGTATCGGCAGAGGAAGAAGAATACTGGTGGATGATTATAATAAAGTACAAAATACGGAAAGTATATATGCATTAGGAGATCTTTGCCTTATGCTTTCAGAAGAAAAATTTCCTAACGGACATCCACAGCTGGCACAGGTTGCTATTCAACAGGGTAGAAATCTTGCTGCCAACTTCAAACGGATTGAAGATGAAAAAGTACTGGAACCATTTCGATACCATGATAAAGGAAGTATGGCCATTATCTCAAAATATAATGCGGTAGTAGATCTTCCGAAGCATTCCTTCAAAGGTTTTTTAGCATGGCTTACATGGCTTTTTATTCATATTATTCCTCTGGTAGGATTTGGGAATAAAGTGCAACTGGCTTTAGATTGGTTTCGTTTGTTTATCACCAACAATCCTTCCATCAGGCTCATTCTTTTCCCCAAGAGAAATACAGGAAATGGAGCCCATATGAATCCATAA
- a CDS encoding aldo/keto reductase produces MEKRKIKNTDLAVAPINFGGNVFGWTLDEKQSFDILDQFTDAGFNFVDTADTYSWWVNGKGGQSEEIIGKWMKSRSNRKDIVLATKVGSETKEHGFDISRKHILKSVDESLQRLQTDHIDLYYTHFDDKTTPVEETLSAYDEIIKAGKVRYIAASNLSPERLQASFEAAEKENLPQYVALQPHYNLMEREGFEKNYAPLVEQFNLSVFPYWSLAAGFLTGKYRDEADFAKSARGEGVRKYLNAKGLEVLQALDTITEKHQTQQSTVALAWLLSNPLITAPIVSATSATQLQTLFNAPQLVLDQEDIELLTTASQY; encoded by the coding sequence ATGGAAAAAAGAAAAATAAAAAATACCGATTTGGCAGTAGCGCCTATCAATTTTGGCGGAAATGTATTTGGATGGACACTGGATGAAAAACAATCTTTCGACATATTGGATCAGTTTACTGACGCAGGATTTAATTTTGTAGATACCGCAGATACTTATTCATGGTGGGTAAACGGAAAAGGCGGGCAATCTGAAGAAATTATCGGAAAATGGATGAAGAGCCGTTCTAACCGTAAAGATATCGTTCTGGCAACTAAAGTCGGTTCAGAAACAAAAGAACACGGTTTTGATATCAGCAGAAAGCATATCCTCAAATCAGTTGATGAATCTCTGCAGAGACTGCAAACGGATCATATTGATCTTTATTATACTCATTTTGATGATAAGACCACACCCGTTGAAGAAACATTGTCAGCATATGACGAGATCATCAAAGCGGGGAAGGTCCGTTATATTGCAGCCTCTAATCTTTCCCCGGAACGTCTGCAGGCATCTTTTGAAGCTGCCGAAAAGGAGAATCTTCCCCAATATGTAGCCTTACAGCCACATTATAACCTGATGGAAAGAGAAGGTTTTGAAAAAAATTATGCCCCGCTTGTAGAACAATTTAATCTGAGCGTCTTCCCGTATTGGTCTCTGGCTGCAGGTTTCTTAACCGGTAAATACCGTGATGAAGCTGACTTCGCAAAAAGTGCCAGAGGAGAAGGAGTAAGAAAATATCTTAACGCAAAAGGTCTTGAGGTATTACAGGCGTTAGATACGATCACTGAAAAGCATCAGACTCAGCAAAGTACGGTTGCCTTAGCATGGTTATTATCCAATCCGCTGATCACAGCGCCTATTGTAAGTGCTACCAGTGCTACACAGCTTCAGACCTTGTTTAATGCTCCCCAACTGGTCTTAGATCAAGAAGATATTGAACTGCTTACTACTGCAAGTCAATATTAG
- a CDS encoding aldo/keto reductase, giving the protein MKPEILTAKHRLGLGGVAIGTAFENITDEQAHEILTTAWDAGIRYYDTSPWYGLTKSERRFGEFLKGKDRNEFIFSTKVGRLFNEVPQSEVPPTMWKNPLNYDFRHDYTADAIKRSIADSLQRTGLNHIDIVYIHDLSEDQVGDRYPYFLKQAKEGAFKVLSELRDQGIIKAWGMGVNKIEPILDCIEVADPDICLSATQYSILEHEDAVDRLLPAVRKAGVKLVSGAGYNSGYIAGRERYNYKDVIPKGMEEKRSRIMAIAEKYNTNIIDAALHFVLAADEFASIIPGASRSDQVHDNVKALHADIPKGFWQELKAEGLIYGKAQVPD; this is encoded by the coding sequence ATGAAACCAGAAATTTTAACAGCAAAACACAGGCTGGGCTTAGGTGGCGTTGCCATAGGTACCGCTTTTGAGAATATTACCGACGAACAGGCCCATGAAATCCTTACAACTGCGTGGGATGCCGGAATCCGGTATTATGATACTTCTCCGTGGTACGGACTGACAAAGAGTGAAAGAAGGTTTGGTGAATTTTTAAAAGGTAAAGACCGGAACGAGTTTATATTTTCAACCAAAGTAGGACGTTTATTTAATGAAGTTCCTCAGTCCGAAGTTCCTCCTACGATGTGGAAAAATCCTTTGAACTATGACTTCAGGCACGACTATACTGCTGACGCTATAAAAAGATCAATAGCAGACAGTCTTCAGAGGACGGGACTGAATCATATTGATATCGTTTATATTCACGATCTTTCTGAAGATCAGGTAGGAGACCGGTATCCGTATTTTCTGAAACAAGCGAAAGAGGGAGCATTTAAAGTTCTTTCAGAGCTTAGAGACCAGGGAATTATCAAAGCCTGGGGAATGGGAGTTAATAAAATTGAACCTATTTTGGATTGTATTGAAGTTGCCGACCCTGATATATGTCTTTCTGCCACCCAATACTCCATACTGGAACATGAAGATGCTGTGGACAGATTGCTTCCCGCAGTCAGAAAAGCAGGAGTAAAACTGGTTTCGGGAGCAGGGTACAATTCGGGGTATATTGCGGGAAGAGAGCGGTATAATTATAAAGATGTTATCCCCAAAGGAATGGAAGAAAAGAGGTCACGAATAATGGCTATCGCAGAGAAATATAACACAAATATTATAGATGCAGCTCTTCATTTCGTACTTGCTGCTGATGAGTTTGCTTCTATTATCCCTGGAGCGAGCCGAAGTGATCAGGTACATGATAATGTAAAAGCATTGCATGCGGATATTCCCAAAGGTTTCTGGCAGGAGTTAAAAGCTGAAGGCTTAATTTACGGCAAAGCACAGGTTCCGGATTAA
- a CDS encoding response regulator transcription factor → MKILIIEDEAELAKSISEYLSEESYLCESAGSLGEAMNKIEAFHYDCILLDIMLPDGNGLRILEELKKQNKQDGVIIISAKNALDDKIEGLKMGADDYLTKPFHLSELMARVYSVIRRKQFSSSNVVKQNELEIDLLGKSVAVNGELIALTKKEFDLLIYFIGNKNKVISKSTLAEHLSGDFADMLDNHDFVYAHVKNLKKKLYDAGSGHYLKTVYGTGYKWEA, encoded by the coding sequence ATGAAAATTCTCATCATTGAAGACGAAGCAGAGCTTGCCAAAAGTATTTCCGAATATTTATCTGAGGAAAGTTATCTCTGTGAATCAGCTGGCAGCCTTGGTGAGGCGATGAATAAAATAGAGGCATTCCATTACGACTGTATTCTGTTGGATATCATGCTTCCTGATGGCAACGGACTCAGAATTTTAGAAGAGCTTAAAAAACAGAACAAACAGGATGGTGTCATTATCATTTCTGCAAAAAATGCATTGGATGATAAAATAGAAGGCTTAAAAATGGGGGCAGATGATTATCTGACTAAACCTTTCCATCTTTCAGAATTGATGGCAAGAGTATATTCGGTGATCAGGAGAAAGCAATTCAGCAGTTCTAATGTTGTCAAACAGAATGAGCTTGAGATTGATCTTTTGGGGAAATCAGTTGCTGTCAATGGGGAACTTATTGCATTGACCAAAAAAGAATTTGATCTTTTAATCTATTTTATAGGAAATAAAAATAAAGTAATCTCAAAAAGTACCTTGGCAGAACATCTTTCCGGTGATTTTGCCGACATGCTCGATAATCATGATTTTGTGTATGCTCATGTGAAAAATCTTAAGAAAAAGCTGTATGATGCCGGTTCGGGACATTATCTTAAAACAGTCTATGGAACGGGATATAAATGGGAAGCATAA
- a CDS encoding chloride channel protein, which yields MKIHNKKKYLSFLKFKRDFQKYGLEKARSYELILHWLNNRLSRNQFLVLSGILVGCTAGLAGVILKTLVHNIHYFITNKVHFEYQILFYIVFPFLGIVLTTMIVLTLFKGQDRKGIGAILYEIAQNSSIVASVKMYSQVIQSAITVGLGGSAGLESPIAVTGAAIGSNYAQTYRLSYKERTLLLAAGATAGIASAFNAPIAGIMFAFEILLTGVVFTDFIPLVVAAVCGSLLSRILLQEDVLFRFYTREAFNYKNVPYYLILGLVTGLYARYFVIISQKVEHFIKGLKLSRMRKAMFGGAVLSFLCVLFPPLFGEGYDTVKAFTNGNTYSIIENSFFRYFEIGDWTIIVFLVLVLLLKAFATSFTIFSGGNGGNFAPSLFAGGTLGYLFALVCQHIGFKDVPVTNLVLVGMAGAMSGVLYAPLTAIFLIAESSFGYDLFIPLMIVSVMSYLIGKWFSPISPELKSLADEGKIFTNKHDKNLLFALKTEDFIDRYSQIINENASITELFELVKSGNKNIYAVVDDNKKLKGILTLDDIRPYLFNKEMDSSQTVFQIMKAPPAILHRENKPLDILQTFDDTGVWNLPVVSAGNDFIGFISKSSILMSYRQLLKEYSD from the coding sequence GTGAAAATTCACAACAAAAAAAAATACCTAAGTTTTCTTAAATTTAAAAGAGATTTCCAAAAATACGGACTAGAAAAAGCGCGCAGTTATGAGCTTATTTTACATTGGCTGAACAACAGATTGAGCAGAAATCAGTTTCTTGTTTTGTCCGGAATTCTTGTAGGCTGTACTGCAGGACTGGCAGGCGTTATTTTGAAAACGCTGGTCCATAACATCCATTATTTTATTACCAATAAAGTTCATTTTGAATACCAGATACTTTTTTACATTGTTTTTCCATTTTTAGGAATTGTCTTAACGACAATGATTGTTCTCACATTATTCAAAGGGCAGGATAGAAAAGGAATTGGGGCCATTCTGTACGAAATTGCGCAGAATTCAAGCATTGTAGCATCTGTAAAAATGTATTCCCAGGTGATTCAGAGTGCCATTACCGTTGGCTTGGGAGGTTCTGCCGGACTGGAAAGTCCGATCGCCGTCACCGGAGCTGCTATCGGTTCCAACTATGCACAGACCTACAGATTAAGCTATAAAGAACGTACTTTATTATTGGCTGCCGGAGCCACTGCCGGGATTGCATCTGCTTTCAATGCCCCTATTGCCGGGATAATGTTTGCTTTTGAAATCTTGCTGACAGGAGTCGTTTTTACAGACTTTATTCCTTTAGTAGTGGCTGCCGTTTGTGGAAGCCTTTTATCCAGAATTCTATTGCAGGAAGATGTTCTTTTCAGATTTTATACAAGAGAAGCTTTTAATTATAAAAATGTCCCTTATTATCTGATTTTAGGGTTGGTGACTGGGCTATATGCCCGTTATTTTGTCATCATCTCGCAGAAAGTTGAACATTTTATCAAAGGACTGAAGCTTTCAAGGATGCGTAAAGCCATGTTTGGAGGTGCTGTACTTTCTTTTCTCTGTGTACTTTTTCCTCCTTTATTCGGAGAAGGATATGATACCGTAAAGGCTTTCACCAATGGAAACACCTACTCGATTATTGAAAACAGTTTTTTCAGATATTTTGAGATCGGAGACTGGACAATTATTGTGTTTTTAGTATTGGTTTTACTTTTAAAAGCTTTTGCAACCTCTTTTACCATATTCAGTGGCGGAAATGGCGGAAACTTTGCCCCTTCTCTTTTTGCAGGCGGTACACTAGGATATCTTTTTGCATTGGTGTGCCAGCACATAGGATTTAAAGATGTTCCGGTAACCAACCTTGTTCTTGTAGGAATGGCCGGAGCCATGAGTGGTGTTTTATACGCCCCCCTGACTGCCATTTTCCTGATTGCAGAATCCAGTTTTGGATATGATCTGTTTATTCCGCTGATGATTGTTTCTGTAATGTCTTACCTCATCGGTAAATGGTTTTCACCTATTTCTCCTGAACTCAAATCGTTAGCAGACGAAGGAAAAATTTTCACCAATAAACATGATAAAAACCTTCTTTTTGCCTTGAAAACGGAGGATTTTATTGATCGATATTCACAGATTATCAATGAAAATGCCTCTATCACAGAACTATTTGAACTGGTTAAAAGCGGAAATAAAAACATCTATGCGGTCGTAGACGATAACAAAAAACTAAAAGGGATCCTAACCCTTGATGATATAAGACCTTATCTGTTTAATAAAGAAATGGATTCTTCGCAAACTGTATTTCAGATTATGAAGGCACCACCGGCCATTCTTCACCGCGAAAACAAACCTTTGGATATTCTTCAGACTTTTGACGATACCGGAGTGTGGAATCTTCCTGTTGTAAGTGCCGGCAATGATTTTATCGGTTTTATTTCAAAATCTTCAATTCTGATGAGCTACAGGCAGCTGCTGAAAGAATATTCTGATTAA
- a CDS encoding SDR family oxidoreductase has translation MKNQRKPPFFGETVVITGASSGIGKATAEAFAAQGADLVLAARGEEALQETAEVCRKLGATVIAVPTDTSVAEEVQHLVNEAIEFSGKIDYWVNNAGVLAFGKFEEIPVEVTDQIVKTNLLGYMHSAHAVLPVFKKQKRGVLLNNISIGGWMPASYGTAYTASKYGVRGMVETLQGEVSDYPDIHICALYPGFQKSSGIEHAANYSGIKLSTPPPSFDPRKLAASIVETAKNPKDVSYPDWSAVAFKNIYEMFPGVVRYISSAGMRLALKKAHKDKNTSGNVLEPSKINTGINGKTLFSVSSGTLTWIVAGAAGLIAAGLLFSGKPKKVG, from the coding sequence ATGAAAAATCAAAGAAAACCTCCTTTTTTTGGAGAAACAGTTGTCATTACCGGTGCATCCAGCGGAATCGGTAAGGCTACAGCAGAAGCATTTGCAGCGCAGGGCGCAGATCTTGTTCTGGCCGCCCGGGGTGAAGAAGCCCTTCAAGAAACCGCAGAAGTCTGCAGAAAATTAGGTGCAACGGTAATTGCTGTGCCTACCGATACTTCCGTGGCAGAAGAAGTACAGCACCTTGTCAACGAAGCTATAGAGTTTAGTGGCAAAATTGATTATTGGGTAAATAATGCCGGGGTACTGGCTTTTGGTAAATTTGAGGAAATACCTGTAGAAGTGACCGATCAGATTGTCAAAACCAACTTATTGGGATATATGCATTCGGCGCACGCAGTATTACCGGTTTTTAAAAAACAAAAAAGAGGTGTTTTATTGAATAATATTTCAATTGGAGGATGGATGCCCGCATCATACGGGACGGCTTACACTGCATCGAAATACGGAGTCCGCGGAATGGTAGAGACTCTTCAGGGAGAAGTTTCGGATTATCCGGATATTCATATCTGTGCCTTATATCCAGGATTTCAAAAATCTTCGGGAATAGAACATGCTGCCAATTATTCAGGGATAAAACTGAGTACTCCTCCCCCTTCATTTGATCCCCGCAAACTGGCTGCTTCTATTGTGGAAACGGCCAAGAATCCTAAAGATGTTTCCTATCCGGACTGGTCTGCCGTTGCCTTTAAAAATATTTATGAAATGTTTCCCGGGGTTGTCCGTTATATTTCTTCTGCAGGAATGCGGCTGGCTTTAAAGAAAGCCCATAAAGATAAAAATACAAGCGGAAATGTACTTGAACCCTCAAAAATAAATACGGGAATCAACGGAAAAACTTTATTTTCTGTTTCCTCTGGTACCTTAACATGGATCGTGGCTGGGGCAGCAGGCCTTATCGCTGCGGGATTATTATTTTCCGGTAAGCCTAAAAAAGTTGGTTAA